The following are from one region of the Mycolicibacterium diernhoferi genome:
- the malQ gene encoding 4-alpha-glucanotransferase, with amino-acid sequence MSELADLAQLYGVATEFVDWRGRNVPVSEDTLVGVLAALGVPAGTEAERIVARRAHERDYWAHVLPPTIVARSGTASSFWVHVTHGDPVELWIRLEDGTVHSGLRQLENNRPPYDLDGRPVGEASFELPAGLPAGYHRLHAQSGGVDSSTVLIVAPATLPAPPGRHWGLATQLYSVTSENSWGTGDITDLTDLAVWSATRHGAGFILVNPLHAAAPVAPMEPSPYLPTSRRFVNPLYLRVEAVPEYAFLRKRGPLRKARADLAARALRSDGIDRDAAWKVKRAALAQLYRVPRSAGRELAYAGYREREGRSLDDFATWCALAEVHGPDWHRWPAELGHPDSPAVAAFAAAHPQAVDFHRWLQWLLDDQLTAAQATAVQSGMSLGIMHDLAVGVDPDGADAWALQDVLALGVSAGAPPDEYNQLGQDWSQPPWRPDQLEKVGYAPFRALVNAVLRHAGGVRIDHIIGLFRLWWIPEGAPPTEGTYVRYDHDALIGIVALEAMRAGAVVVGEDLGTVEPWVRDYLAARGLFGTSILWFERDREWGREDKPLPADRWREACLSSVTTHDLPPTAGYLAGEHIRIREELGLLTRPAEDELAHDRAEQAAWRDELRRLGLVGEAPDTDEIIRGLYAYLGRTPSKLLALALPDAVGDVRAQNQPGTTDEYPNWRVPLTGPDGRRLQLEDIFADPRAYALAEVMKTQVRTMES; translated from the coding sequence ATGAGCGAATTGGCCGACCTCGCACAGTTGTACGGCGTGGCGACCGAGTTCGTCGACTGGCGCGGGCGCAACGTACCGGTCTCCGAGGACACCCTGGTCGGCGTGCTGGCCGCACTCGGAGTGCCCGCCGGCACCGAGGCCGAGCGCATCGTGGCCCGCCGCGCCCATGAGCGTGACTACTGGGCGCACGTGCTGCCGCCGACCATCGTCGCGCGGTCCGGCACCGCCTCCTCGTTCTGGGTACACGTGACCCACGGCGACCCCGTCGAGCTGTGGATCCGATTGGAGGACGGGACGGTGCACAGCGGGCTACGTCAGCTCGAAAACAACCGTCCGCCATATGATCTGGACGGCCGTCCGGTCGGCGAGGCGTCCTTCGAACTGCCCGCCGGGCTGCCTGCCGGCTATCACCGGTTGCACGCGCAGAGCGGCGGGGTGGACAGCAGCACCGTGCTCATCGTCGCCCCTGCCACGCTGCCGGCACCGCCCGGCCGGCACTGGGGCCTGGCCACCCAGCTGTACAGCGTCACATCCGAAAACTCCTGGGGCACAGGAGATATCACTGACCTCACCGATCTGGCCGTCTGGTCGGCGACGCGGCACGGGGCGGGATTCATCCTGGTCAACCCACTGCATGCGGCCGCTCCGGTGGCCCCGATGGAACCCTCGCCGTACCTGCCCACCTCCCGTCGCTTCGTCAACCCGCTCTACCTGCGCGTGGAAGCCGTTCCCGAGTACGCGTTCCTGCGTAAACGGGGCCCGCTGCGCAAGGCCCGCGCCGACCTGGCCGCCCGCGCACTCCGCAGCGACGGGATCGACCGGGACGCCGCGTGGAAGGTCAAGCGGGCGGCCCTGGCGCAGCTGTACCGGGTGCCCCGTTCGGCCGGCCGCGAACTGGCATACGCCGGCTACCGGGAACGTGAGGGCCGCAGCCTCGACGACTTCGCCACCTGGTGTGCACTGGCCGAGGTGCACGGCCCCGACTGGCATCGGTGGCCCGCGGAACTCGGCCACCCGGACAGCCCGGCGGTCGCGGCGTTCGCCGCCGCGCACCCGCAGGCCGTCGACTTCCACCGCTGGCTGCAGTGGCTGCTCGATGACCAGCTGACCGCGGCGCAGGCCACCGCGGTGCAGTCCGGGATGTCGCTGGGCATCATGCACGACCTGGCGGTCGGGGTGGACCCCGACGGCGCCGACGCGTGGGCGCTGCAGGATGTGCTGGCGCTCGGGGTCAGCGCCGGCGCGCCACCGGATGAGTACAACCAACTCGGGCAGGACTGGTCCCAGCCCCCGTGGCGGCCCGATCAGCTCGAGAAGGTCGGGTACGCACCGTTCCGGGCCCTGGTCAACGCGGTGTTGCGGCACGCCGGCGGGGTCCGCATCGACCACATCATCGGCCTGTTCCGGCTGTGGTGGATCCCGGAGGGCGCCCCACCCACCGAGGGGACCTACGTGCGGTATGACCACGACGCACTGATCGGCATCGTGGCGCTGGAGGCGATGCGGGCCGGTGCGGTGGTGGTCGGCGAGGACCTGGGCACCGTCGAGCCATGGGTGCGCGATTACCTGGCCGCACGCGGCCTGTTCGGCACGTCGATCCTCTGGTTCGAGCGGGACCGAGAATGGGGCCGCGAGGACAAGCCGCTGCCGGCCGACCGCTGGCGCGAGGCCTGCCTGTCCTCGGTGACCACCCACGACCTGCCGCCCACGGCCGGCTATCTGGCCGGCGAGCACATCCGGATACGCGAGGAACTCGGACTGCTGACCCGCCCGGCCGAGGACGAACTCGCCCACGACCGCGCCGAGCAGGCCGCCTGGCGCGACGAGCTGCGTCGCCTGGGACTGGTCGGCGAAGCCCCGGACACCGACGAGATCATCCGCGGTCTGTACGCCTACCTGGGCCGCACCCCGTCCAAGCTGCTCGCGCTGGCGCTGCCGGATGCGGTGGGCGATGTCCGGGCGCAGAACCAGCCGGGCACCACCGACGAGTACCCGAACTGGCGGGTGCCGCTCACCGGACCCGACGGCCGCCGTCTGCAGTTGGAGGACATCTTCGCCGACCCGCGCGCCTACGCGCTGGCGGAAGTAATGAAAACCCAGGTCCGGACGATGGAATCGTGA
- a CDS encoding serine/threonine-protein kinase yields MPLAAGADFAGYTVVQCLGTGGMGEVYLAQHPRLPRRDALKILKAGVSADDEYRQRFEREADIAATLWHPHIVGVHDRGEHDGQLWIAMDYVPGTDTARYMREQHPGGLPAEQVDEIVTAVAAALDYAHQRNLLHRDVKPANILLSDTRSPDHRILLADFGIARWSDDVSGLTATNMTVGTVSYAAPEQLMDTAVTGQADQYALAATAYELLTGKPPFQNSNPAVVISQHLSASPPAVGDRRPELAHVDPVFAKALAKDPADRFRSCTEFAQALSHQLAGDSLGLTQMAPASPVAAPARRLRGAIIVASVLAVALCAATAVALYELNRANKDERTSSPAAPGSATGTATTTTATVTTSAADPASTGAAAPTATVAIGADCLPVGATARTADGATAHCATLQDTEATIWSLTPGSVPIPTVTSTDPTEEPLPAAEESPVRVCMEQTGQTRRDCREQIRRSNGLP; encoded by the coding sequence ATGCCGCTGGCAGCCGGTGCCGACTTCGCGGGGTACACCGTGGTCCAGTGCCTCGGCACCGGCGGAATGGGCGAGGTCTACCTCGCCCAGCATCCCCGACTGCCCCGCCGGGATGCGCTGAAGATCCTCAAGGCCGGCGTCTCTGCGGATGACGAGTACCGGCAACGGTTCGAGCGCGAGGCCGATATCGCGGCGACACTGTGGCATCCGCACATCGTCGGCGTGCACGACCGCGGCGAACACGACGGTCAGTTGTGGATCGCCATGGACTACGTGCCGGGCACCGACACCGCCCGGTACATGCGTGAGCAGCACCCCGGCGGGCTGCCCGCCGAACAGGTCGACGAGATCGTCACCGCGGTGGCCGCCGCGCTGGACTACGCACATCAGCGCAATCTGCTGCACCGCGACGTCAAGCCGGCCAACATCCTGCTCTCCGACACCCGCTCACCCGATCATCGGATCCTGTTGGCCGACTTCGGTATTGCCCGGTGGTCCGATGATGTCAGCGGACTGACCGCCACCAACATGACCGTCGGCACGGTGTCCTACGCCGCCCCGGAACAGCTGATGGACACCGCGGTGACCGGCCAGGCCGACCAGTACGCGCTGGCCGCCACCGCCTATGAACTGCTCACCGGTAAGCCGCCGTTCCAGAACTCCAATCCCGCGGTGGTCATCAGCCAGCACCTGTCGGCGTCGCCCCCGGCCGTCGGGGACCGCCGCCCGGAACTCGCGCACGTGGACCCGGTGTTCGCCAAGGCGCTGGCCAAGGACCCCGCCGACCGGTTCCGGAGCTGCACCGAATTCGCGCAGGCGCTGAGCCACCAACTGGCCGGCGACTCGCTCGGCCTGACCCAGATGGCGCCGGCGAGTCCGGTGGCCGCACCGGCGCGCAGGCTGCGCGGTGCCATCATCGTCGCGTCGGTCCTCGCCGTCGCGCTGTGCGCCGCGACCGCGGTGGCCCTCTACGAGCTCAACCGCGCGAACAAGGACGAGCGCACCTCGTCCCCGGCCGCCCCGGGGTCCGCCACCGGGACGGCGACGACCACCACGGCGACGGTGACCACCAGCGCGGCCGACCCGGCGTCGACCGGCGCCGCAGCCCCGACGGCCACCGTGGCCATCGGGGCCGACTGCCTGCCGGTGGGCGCCACCGCCCGCACCGCCGACGGTGCGACGGCCCACTGTGCGACCCTGCAGGACACCGAGGCCACCATCTGGTCGCTCACCCCCGGCTCAGTCCCCATCCCGACGGTCACCAGCACGGATCCGACCGAGGAGCCGCTACCGGCCGCCGAGGAGTCGCCGGTGCGGGTGTGCATGGAGCAGACCGGACAGACTCGCCGGGACTGCCGCGAACAGATCCGCCGCAGCAACGGGCTGCCCTGA